The Naumovozyma castellii chromosome 2, complete genome sequence AGGACAGATGGATAGATAACAAAGAAAAGTACGATGAAGAGGAGAGAAAAAGACAAGAGGAACAAGCCAAAGAGCAGAACATGCAAGAAAAGGAGGTAGACGTGGATAATGAGGACGAATGGGAAAAGGCATTGAAGGATTGGGAAGAAAAACAAGGAACAGGCTATGTAAggtaatatatatttaatcTCTAACGTTTCATTTCTGAGGCTGTAATGCTCAACTtcattgtttgtttataCTTTTATGGCGCGCAGTAAAAACCGCTGAGAAACTGAAGGGAAGCCAGCCATTTATGAACAGAAGACCAGCAATCATCAAAACATAACCAACATACGGCCAAATATGGTAGATATATCCAGGtgtttcattatattctgGAGTCAAGCATAGATGAGTTGGCATAGTTTTGTGTCCCTCCTCCTTAGTGAGAATGATGGTCATTAACGGCAAGACGCTCCTCTAATAAAGAATGTACCTTTCCCCATTTTAGAGTTGAATTGAAACCTCttataaaagaatatttttacTTGTTGAGTCTTTATTATTCTAATAACCTGAAGAGcattttccaagaagaaatattttataacACTATAACAGCAATGCCCAGAAAATTCTTAggtgaaaaaattgaaagaggtGTGGATGTCGTTAGGCCTGCCTCATTGACACTAACTTCCGAAGATTTGGCCAACATACCTGTTTTTCCAAGCAGTCCAGAGAGTGATACCGAAGATAAAGTGAATTATGAAGGAGAGAAATCTAAGAGACTATCTCGAAAATTTGGCGGTACCATAAAACTGAAACAAAGGTTAGAATCTGTCCCTGAATTATTCCTTCATGATTTTGGGAAGAAAAAGAGAGTCCCACCGagacaaaagaaaatagaTGAGAATAAGGCTAAAAGATCCTTTACAAGAAAAGAGTTTCCATTGAATGCAGTCcctgaagaagaatccGCAAATATTGATAAGTTGCTTGCAAATGATTTGCAAAGCTTGCAACGCAATCCACTTGTTCTACCATTACAAAATACCCcaaaaaatttgataacaGATCATAAGATTAGTGTGGGTGCTCAAAATGGGAAGAGTGAGAGTGAGATTCTATTCGATGAAATTCTCGCTGCATATTCAAATGTTGAATATTCCAAGACAAATAACATGCTAACCTCAGAAATATATAGGGTACTCGACCATGTAGCAAATGAGCAGAAGAATATGGTGAAGGTGAACGGTTTCAGTACTCCAAAGGTAATTCATTCCACCTTTGCTGACAATACCGATTATTTATCATTAGATAAAACACCATTACTAGAGTGCTCTGGATTAACCCCACTCAGAAATGAAATGCCCAGCCCAGATTATACTTCACCTTCCGAAAGGTGGAGTTCTGATGGAGATGAATTTGAGAGTTTAAGTCGGAACTCTTTGACTTCGGGAGATGATGGATACTATACAGCTAAAGATTCAATAAAATCATCGCCTTCATCATATATCGATGATTTAGACATTAAAAGTGCACTCCCAATCGTaacagaaaataatttaagCTTTTGCACTCCAAGTAATTgtattgaaaagagaagattaCACCAATTGATCATCAAGCCAACGATATTTAGTATAGACAATTATGAGTGGCCTGATCATGCTGAACTAAAAGATAATAACCAATCTAGCGATTCCTCAGGAGCAACTTTGGTACCTATGGACTCCCTAAAGGTacttcaagaaaaaattgataatattgatatAACGAGTTGCAGCAGTAGTATTTACAGTGAAATATGATACTGCCTTAGAATACCCAAAAAGGTAAAAGGATGAAGGAAGGAACCAATATCTACTCATAACTGTTTTTTGTCTGATGCCTttcaagatgaaattttcctAATAAACtctaaataatatatattaatacaTATTATCGATTCCCCGAATGCTTTCCGCAAATCCGATCATTATGGCCAGGCTTTCTACATTTAGTACAGAAATTACCAGGATATTGGCCTTTTGTAATAGGGCagtttgaagattttgCGTTATGTCCCTGAACTTTACACACAATACAATAATATGGAGGTATCGTAGGGCATGTTCTATTGGTATGGCTAGTTTTTTGACAGCTCgaacaataattttttggattttgaattattcttcttccgGTAGATTCATTAGAATCTGTTGATCCCCTTCTTTGGAAATCTCGATTTCGTTTCCTACGTTTTGGTAATGGGAAAACATGTTCAGGTCCGGAATTCTTGTCTCGCAGCCATTCATCATACCATTTAATAGTTTGTATGAGATTATAACAtggatttttcttcagaataTCTTGACATTCTTGTGGTAACTGTTTAATAAACCATTGCAGTATAATAATTCTTACCGGAATGATTTGATCCACCTTAAGGCTCTCAACAATACTGCAGAATTTATCCAACGATTTTCTACTACCATCAAAGTAAAAAAGCCCAGATTCTAACAATTCAATATTCCATGAAACTATATCACCTTTTAACAgctttaaatattcttcaagagGGGCATTAGAATGTTCGTTTATATATTCATAGCGTCTACTGTTAAACTTTTCTAGCAGCCTACCATCAATGCTTTCCCcaattaaattcaatgcATCATTACCAATTACATTCAATCCTTCAGAGAGCCACATTAGGCGGTCAGCCCATTTCTGATAGGTCATGCTATTGTCTTCTATTCCATCGAACTTGTCTTTCTTAGAAACATATACCAGTATATCCTCAATGGTTAGGGTACTAGGGATGGGTTCCATCTTTCTAACATTACTagaataattcattttctttaattatcATGTTTACTTTATTCATCTCGGATTTCATTTATCGTGAAGACTGATTTTGCAaacttgtaaatatttttgatatgaaattcaatgacGTTTAGTTCAATTAATGAACGTTTCTTTAGAGCAACGGTATAGAGAATACAATTAGAAAAATAATGGCACCAACACAACTAGATATAAAGTGCAAGGCACTGGAAAGATTAGTCAAAGAGGAGTCTTACTATCAACAGGAGCTCAAAGAGCAACAGCAGCATGTGGATACCCTAAAGAAAGACACAAAAGTTGATCCTTAcgatttaaagaaacaagtTGAGGTTTTGGAAGATACCGAAAGATTGTTGCCTACTCTATATGCTAAGATAAGAGAATTCAAAGAGAACCTTCAACAATATATAGATTCTTATGAAGGAGAGGAAGACCTACATGAGGCTAAAATTGCTATTACCAACGCTGATGAGCTATTGGCCTCCCATACCAATTAATTCACAACAAGTATATTATAACACTAAGgttaatttaataaactATTTACTTTTTTGTATAGTTCTAGTTCCTAAAAGTGATCTTAAGCTTTATCTCCGGAAActatgaaatttcattgtttGTTAAGGTAACCAACCTTAAATATTGGTAAATATAATTGTTTATATTGTAAGCAGTATTCAACAAAGGTGATGCATTTGTTTCAGAGAGGATTGGGCACCCTAACCCTATGTCGATTCATGTCGCAGAAATTAGTATTTAATTATCCTATTTCTTTGACATCACAAGAGAGTTTTCAGAGATCACTGAAATCTAACAAGACATTGTCAAGGTTGAGAACTTTATATCTCGAGAACAAATTGCAGTTTGTAGATGATGAGCCATCCCTAAGGAATGTTGTTTTGACACCAGAAATAAATTCTCAACGAACGTTGCCCAGAACGAAATTCCCTAAAGAGAGGATATTCCATGAAGTTCAGATGGACTCTAGTGTAGCTACGTGGAAGAAACCTTTTGTTAAATGGTTTAGATTAGGGAAGTCATTACTTATTTACTATCGAGATGGTATTAAACACATAATTGTAGCATATAAGAATTCACAACCTTTTGAATTAGGTTCAACCTACAGAGAAATTGAAGCTGGTGAACGAAAAATAACAAGGgttcaattcattgaatcTATGAGAAGCCGtagagaaattaaaaagattccaaactttattttattgagCATAATCTTCGAAGAACTTACTGTACTCATTTGTTATTACTGGCCGAAGATAGCGTTATGGAACTGCTTGAATCCAGGTGGCTTCAAAAAGATAACAGAATCTATGGCAATCAAGAGCATACTACCGAATAATAGTGCGGAAAGTAAGTACGTCTCGCCTTATTCGTTACCAAAGAAGCTGTTATCATCTACTTTGCAACAAAGTACCGTAATGAGAATGggaaaatggaaattaaAGCTATTTGATCTCCTAACTATACAAAATAAAGCTGTTGAAAGATTGGTTGCCATCTGTCAGTACACTTTCATTGATGATTGTCTGTTGctacaaaatattcttcagAAAACAGAAATGGAAAGTATTTTGTTAGGCTATGACGAATTGGTAAATTTCATCTTCGAAAGAAGATTATATTATGGAGGCGAGGATTTGAATGCGATGGTCAACACCGTGTCAGGAAGAGAAGTACTAATCTGGAGActctttctttatttatcttttaGGTTTGATAATACAATCTACACTTATGGCTCTGAATCATTTTCAGAGAAATGGGGCTTGAATAATGTGACAATCCTTAACAACCCTGGATCCACATTTCCCGATGTAAATAGAAAGCAACGTTTGATTAAAGAAACGGATCTGCATATATTCCACTAAATAGAATTtataatttattgaattattaaaagaTATAAGGTGACATATTATAAAAGAGGGTTAAAAAAGAGATGATATAAAGATGGGATTTATTGTTGAGATGTTATAGTTGAAGTTTAATAACATGATAATAACATACAACGTTAATCGCTTGGGTGTTGTAAAAgctttttcaaagttttgCGGTAAAATGCTCTCATAGCGTTTTTGTTTCATTAGTTTCAGTTAGGGAACTAAGTTCCAAATAAATAGTCATAATTGGTGTAAAACACCTTGCATTAGTGGTATATTGACATGAAGGATTGCCATAGAGAAAAACAAAGATTGTTAATCTCGACTAACCTATATTTTGTATGTTGCTAAGTGGgcattttcttcttttacAACAGTGTGATGATGGCCTGGTGCCCTTATCACTTGATTTTTGCTATCCATTGTGCAAGCAGGGATATCTTTAAACCATTCATCTGAAAATATCTCTTCAAGTGTTGCTCTTTTCTTTGGGTCTATCTCCAATATCCTGGACATTATAGGCCTAGATGCGTGTGGTAACAAACGTAGTAGACGGTATGGTCCATGTATCGTCTTCTTATGATGATGTGGACCTCCATTTTGAGTTGGGCCCTGCGTTATGGTTGTTTTATGTGACATGATGGATTTTTGATCTTGATTTTGGTTTCGAGAATCAACATGCattctttcattaacaTGAGGTTGCTCACGTCCCTGAGTTGAATGGTTATGTTCTTCAGCCTTCTCCTTTGGAGCCTCTgtgtttgttgtttgttcAGGTCGCTGTCCTCCTTTGTTATCGTCTTTGATTGGCTCAGGTTGTTGTGCTTCCACTTTATCATCTTTAAGTGGCTCAGGTGTTGTTTCATTCTCTTTTTTTGCATTAGAATCGTCTACCTCTTGATTAGGAGTATTACTTGGTGGTGGGGTCGGTAACTGTTGTGGTTGTTCTGCTTTTGCCTTTATCAGATCTTCTTCTGGTTTCTTTGGAGTCTCAACTGGTTGTTCAATGACTTTCTTTTCCTCTGAACTTTGAGGTAATGAGTGTTCATCTGCATGATGTTGATCAATTTGATCTTTGGAGGATCCTCCTTGTAATCTTTGACGTCttacttttctttctcttaaCAATTCTTCGTGATGTCTTGCAGATTCCACATAATCATGTTCCATATCATCCGGCATAGAATATAATCTAAAATTGTCATCTGATTCTCTTGGAGCCTTCCACGGAAATCTCTTAAGCATCATacaacaataaataataccTACGGACCAAATATCGACACATTGTGGGTCATATGACTTTGTTGATGTAATAACTTCAGGAGCCAAATATGGATCACTCCCAACAATACCATGTGCCATGGcaatatcatcttcataAGGATATCTAAATACTACAGCACTACCAAAGTCAATTAGTTTTAAGATCCCATCTTCGTTCATGACACAATTatctaatttcaaatcacGATGTGCTAACCCCATTGAATGTAAATATTTAACACCTTCCAATAATTGTTTTAAACAACAATTGATTTCACCTCTTGACATTTTCCCTGTCATGACGACGGCAAAAAAATCCACAGGACAATATTGCAtaacttcaaaatatttattttgtttagAATCAGAAAAGATATCAACGGTCTCAATCACGTTTGGGTGATGTAAAGTTGAACCGATACAAAATTCAGCGGTACATTTTTTAGCATATTCTTTAACTGATTCATTTGGTTTTCTTGGCCTAAATTCCTTTACTGCAAATGTGACACCATCCGTTGGTCTTACTAACACTTTCACAGAACCACCTGCACCTGCACCCAATAATTTTCCTAATTTCCCGTATTTTTGAGCTAATATGGAATCGTCatgataaatattaatattatttgagaGAGAAAGAATGGAATCGGTGCTTGGTGGGATAGCAGATTGAGTATGTGCGTAATGATCCGTAGATCCgtgaggatgatgatgttgataAACATCATTTTGATGATGCAAATAATGGgcatttaaatttaaagtTGATGTAGAGGCTGAATTTGATGGTGGTGGTGAGTGGTGAGTATGTGTGGAAGTATGAAGTTGACTCATAGACAGTTttttattcattgaagGTCTGAAAAACCGTTTCAATTCCGCCATTGAATGACTTTGCTTGGGAGATGCAGGTCCACTTAGATCAGAAGCACCTAAATGGTGGTGATTATTACTGTGAGACGCATGAGGAGAATGTAAAGTTGAAtcatttgatttttcaCTTCTTATTGAATCCATACTTGGTTTTCTGCTTATAAAACTTAAAAACGATTTTGAACTTCTTTTTAGAGGTGGATTTATGTGTTGTGTTGAGGCAGAATCTCTATCATTATGGGAGTGAGAAGTTGTAGGAGAGGTATTGTTGTGACGCTGCCCGTGAGCCAGA is a genomic window containing:
- the DSE3 gene encoding Dse3p (ancestral locus Anc_8.713), with amino-acid sequence MPRKFLGEKIERGVDVVRPASLTLTSEDLANIPVFPSSPESDTEDKVNYEGEKSKRLSRKFGGTIKLKQRLESVPELFLHDFGKKKRVPPRQKKIDENKAKRSFTRKEFPLNAVPEEESANIDKLLANDLQSLQRNPLVLPLQNTPKNLITDHKISVGAQNGKSESEILFDEILAAYSNVEYSKTNNMLTSEIYRVLDHVANEQKNMVKVNGFSTPKVIHSTFADNTDYLSLDKTPLLECSGLTPLRNEMPSPDYTSPSERWSSDGDEFESLSRNSLTSGDDGYYTAKDSIKSSPSSYIDDLDIKSALPIVTENNLSFCTPSNCIEKRRLHQLIIKPTIFSIDNYEWPDHAELKDNNQSSDSSGATLVPMDSLKVLQEKIDNIDITSCSSSIYSEI
- the NCAS0B00390 gene encoding uncharacterized protein, with product MNYSSNVRKMEPIPSTLTIEDILVYVSKKDKFDGIEDNSMTYQKWADRLMWLSEGLNVIGNDALNLIGESIDGRLLEKFNSRRYEYINEHSNAPLEEYLKLLKGDIVSWNIELLESGLFYFDGSRKSLDKFCSIVESLKVDQIIPVRIIILQWFIKQLPQECQDILKKNPCYNLIQTIKWYDEWLRDKNSGPEHVFPLPKRRKRNRDFQRRGSTDSNESTGRRIIQNPKNYCSSCQKTSHTNRTCPTIPPYYCIVCKVQGHNAKSSNCPITKGQYPGNFCTKCRKPGHNDRICGKHSGNR
- the RBL2 gene encoding Rbl2p (ancestral locus Anc_8.714) encodes the protein MAPTQLDIKCKALERLVKEESYYQQELKEQQQHVDTLKKDTKVDPYDLKKQVEVLEDTERLLPTLYAKIREFKENLQQYIDSYEGEEDLHEAKIAITNADELLASHTN
- the PNT1 gene encoding Pnt1p (ancestral locus Anc_8.715), with the protein product MHLFQRGLGTLTLCRFMSQKLVFNYPISLTSQESFQRSLKSNKTLSRLRTLYLENKLQFVDDEPSLRNVVLTPEINSQRTLPRTKFPKERIFHEVQMDSSVATWKKPFVKWFRLGKSLLIYYRDGIKHIIVAYKNSQPFELGSTYREIEAGERKITRVQFIESMRSRREIKKIPNFILLSIIFEELTVLICYYWPKIALWNCLNPGGFKKITESMAIKSILPNNSAESKYVSPYSLPKKLLSSTLQQSTVMRMGKWKLKLFDLLTIQNKAVERLVAICQYTFIDDCLLLQNILQKTEMESILLGYDELVNFIFERRLYYGGEDLNAMVNTVSGREVLIWRLFLYLSFRFDNTIYTYGSESFSEKWGLNNVTILNNPGSTFPDVNRKQRLIKETDLHIFH
- the HRK1 gene encoding putative serine/threonine protein kinase HRK1 (ancestral locus Anc_8.716), translating into MPSLLSRNPFHTHHSSSSLAHGQRHNNTSPTTSHSHNDRDSASTQHINPPLKRSSKSFLSFISRKPSMDSIRSEKSNDSTLHSPHASHSNNHHHLGASDLSGPASPKQSHSMAELKRFFRPSMNKKLSMSQLHTSTHTHHSPPPSNSASTSTLNLNAHYLHHQNDVYQHHHPHGSTDHYAHTQSAIPPSTDSILSLSNNINIYHDDSILAQKYGKLGKLLGAGAGGSVKVLVRPTDGVTFAVKEFRPRKPNESVKEYAKKCTAEFCIGSTLHHPNVIETVDIFSDSKQNKYFEVMQYCPVDFFAVVMTGKMSRGEINCCLKQLLEGVKYLHSMGLAHRDLKLDNCVMNEDGILKLIDFGSAVVFRYPYEDDIAMAHGIVGSDPYLAPEVITSTKSYDPQCVDIWSVGIIYCCMMLKRFPWKAPRESDDNFRLYSMPDDMEHDYVESARHHEELLRERKVRRQRLQGGSSKDQIDQHHADEHSLPQSSEEKKVIEQPVETPKKPEEDLIKAKAEQPQQLPTPPPSNTPNQEVDDSNAKKENETTPEPLKDDKVEAQQPEPIKDDNKGGQRPEQTTNTEAPKEKAEEHNHSTQGREQPHVNERMHVDSRNQNQDQKSIMSHKTTITQGPTQNGGPHHHKKTIHGPYRLLRLLPHASRPIMSRILEIDPKKRATLEEIFSDEWFKDIPACTMDSKNQVIRAPGHHHTVVKEENAHLATYKI